Proteins encoded by one window of Actinocorallia herbida:
- a CDS encoding GMC family oxidoreductase, which translates to MADTYDHLVVGGGTAGSLLATRLAEQGRDVALIEWGPSDAAEPRARDLRRWAEMLEGEYDLDYRTEPNLRGNSHIRLARLRILGGCSTANTMISWLPPRGDLEEWVQLGAEGWDPDTILPLYERLRTPIQPVAEEDRNPYVADVVASAATALGLPVQDRWNDGRIDASPNGTGFFEVGYTPETNLRASTSIHYVHAAQASGGGPKILTGLRALRVLFEHGPDGPRAVGVRVRSGDGSEHDLHAAVEVILCAGAIDTPRLLQLSGVGPRRTLHAAGVPVVHDLPGVGENLQDHVEGLVVWEAERTPPTTCASGWDAGAMLSLDETGDPGPGDGRPDVLMHFPVEPWAVHAERHLAETGAPSMPAATLAIAPNVARPHSRGRVWIRSSDPDAPPAIDFRSFTDPEGHDEAMLLAGIRLARRIATAEPMKSWVGREVFPGPEITSDEDLSAVARATHQTVYHPSGTCRIGPSGDPAAVVAPDLRVHGIKGLRIADASVFPTLTSVNPVVTVMLVAERAAALIAADH; encoded by the coding sequence ATGGCTGACACCTACGACCACCTCGTCGTCGGCGGCGGCACCGCGGGCTCCCTGCTGGCCACCCGCCTCGCCGAACAGGGCCGCGACGTCGCCCTGATCGAATGGGGCCCGTCCGACGCCGCCGAGCCCCGCGCCCGCGACCTGCGCCGCTGGGCCGAGATGCTGGAAGGCGAGTACGACCTCGACTACCGCACCGAGCCGAACCTGCGCGGCAACTCCCACATCCGCCTGGCCCGCCTGCGGATCCTGGGCGGCTGCTCCACCGCCAACACGATGATCTCCTGGCTGCCGCCGCGCGGCGACCTGGAGGAGTGGGTGCAGCTCGGCGCCGAGGGCTGGGACCCGGACACGATCCTGCCCCTCTACGAGCGGTTGCGCACCCCGATCCAGCCGGTGGCCGAGGAGGACCGCAACCCCTACGTCGCCGACGTCGTGGCGAGCGCCGCCACCGCGCTGGGCCTGCCCGTGCAGGACCGCTGGAACGACGGCCGCATCGACGCCTCCCCGAACGGGACGGGCTTCTTCGAGGTCGGGTACACCCCGGAGACCAACCTCCGGGCGTCGACCTCGATCCACTACGTCCACGCCGCGCAGGCGTCGGGCGGCGGCCCGAAGATCCTGACCGGGCTGCGCGCGCTGCGGGTCCTGTTCGAGCACGGCCCCGACGGGCCTCGCGCGGTGGGAGTCCGCGTCCGCTCCGGCGACGGCTCCGAGCACGACCTCCACGCCGCGGTCGAGGTCATCCTGTGCGCCGGCGCCATCGACACCCCGCGCCTGCTCCAGCTCTCGGGCGTGGGCCCCCGCCGGACGCTCCACGCCGCGGGCGTCCCCGTGGTCCACGATCTCCCCGGCGTGGGCGAGAACCTTCAGGACCACGTCGAAGGCCTGGTCGTCTGGGAGGCCGAGCGGACCCCGCCGACCACCTGCGCCAGCGGCTGGGACGCCGGCGCCATGCTCAGCCTCGACGAGACCGGCGACCCGGGACCGGGCGACGGCCGCCCCGACGTCCTCATGCACTTCCCCGTGGAACCCTGGGCGGTCCACGCCGAACGCCACCTGGCGGAGACCGGTGCCCCCTCCATGCCCGCCGCCACGTTGGCGATCGCCCCCAACGTCGCCCGCCCCCACAGCCGGGGCCGCGTCTGGATCCGCTCCTCCGACCCCGACGCCCCTCCGGCCATCGACTTCCGTTCCTTCACCGACCCGGAAGGCCACGACGAGGCGATGCTCCTCGCAGGCATCCGCCTGGCCCGCCGCATCGCCACCGCCGAGCCCATGAAGTCCTGGGTCGGCCGCGAAGTCTTCCCCGGCCCGGAGATCACCTCCGACGAGGACCTCTCCGCGGTCGCCCGCGCCACCCACCAGACCGTCTACCACCCCTCCGGCACCTGCCGTATCGGCCCGTCCGGAGACCCGGCGGCCGTCGTGGCGCCCGACCTACGAGTCCACGGCATCAAGGGCCTCCGCATCGCCGACGCCTCCGTCTTCCCCACCCTCACCTCGGTCAACCCGGTGGTAACGGTCATGCTCGTGGCCGAACGAGCCGCCGCCCTCATCGCCGCCGACCACTGA
- a CDS encoding aldehyde dehydrogenase, with amino-acid sequence MTEKNREDWIELAREITPTTTAWIDGPVASRSGATRATVNPATGAVLAEVAECDEHDVDAAVTTARRAFDAGGWATASPRERAAGLHRIAQRIEDGLDELALLDSLDAGKRIVDTRAIDAPGSAAILRWYAESLDKVYGEVAPTSAADLAVVTREPLGVVAAVVPWNYPLEMAIWKLAPALAAGNSVILKPSEDSPLSALRLAELAAEAGLPEGVLSVVPGAGPVVGQALGRHHDVDAVTFTGSTETARLFQVYAGQSNLKQVWPEAGGKSAVVVLDDVADLDLVADGVAAGIFTNTGQVCSATSRLVVQRGVADALIEKVVARANAITVGDPLDPATGMGPVVSERQAARVLSLMETGAAEAREVHGGGLVPGMPAPTYVRPQVLLGVDPAARIAQTEVFGPVLTVHVVDTVDEAVAVANGTPYALAAGLWTDGLTRAHSVARRLRAGTVSVNCVDALDVATPFGGFRGSGYGRDLSLHALDKFTGLKTTWIHHG; translated from the coding sequence ATGACCGAGAAGAACCGAGAAGACTGGATCGAGCTCGCGCGGGAGATCACGCCGACGACCACCGCGTGGATCGACGGGCCCGTGGCGTCCCGGTCGGGGGCCACCCGGGCGACCGTGAACCCCGCCACCGGGGCCGTCCTCGCCGAGGTGGCCGAGTGCGACGAACACGATGTCGACGCCGCCGTCACGACGGCCCGGCGCGCCTTCGACGCCGGAGGCTGGGCCACCGCCTCGCCCCGCGAGCGGGCGGCGGGCCTGCACCGGATCGCGCAGCGGATCGAGGACGGCCTCGACGAACTCGCCCTCCTGGACAGCCTCGACGCGGGCAAACGGATCGTCGACACCCGCGCGATCGACGCCCCCGGCTCGGCCGCGATCCTGCGCTGGTACGCCGAGTCCCTGGACAAGGTCTACGGCGAGGTCGCGCCCACGTCGGCCGCCGATCTCGCGGTCGTGACCCGGGAGCCGCTCGGCGTCGTCGCCGCGGTCGTGCCGTGGAACTACCCGCTGGAGATGGCGATCTGGAAGCTCGCCCCGGCGCTCGCCGCGGGCAACAGCGTGATCCTCAAGCCGTCCGAGGACTCCCCGCTCTCGGCGCTCCGCCTGGCCGAACTCGCCGCCGAGGCGGGGCTGCCGGAGGGCGTCCTCTCGGTCGTGCCGGGTGCGGGACCGGTGGTCGGGCAGGCTCTCGGTCGGCACCACGACGTGGACGCGGTGACCTTCACCGGATCCACCGAGACGGCCCGGCTCTTCCAGGTGTACGCCGGACAGTCGAACCTCAAGCAGGTCTGGCCCGAGGCCGGAGGCAAGAGCGCGGTCGTCGTGCTGGACGACGTCGCCGATCTGGATCTCGTGGCCGACGGCGTCGCGGCGGGGATCTTCACCAACACCGGCCAGGTCTGCTCGGCCACGTCCCGGCTCGTCGTGCAGCGCGGCGTCGCGGACGCGCTGATCGAGAAGGTGGTCGCGCGGGCGAACGCGATCACCGTCGGTGACCCGCTCGACCCGGCGACCGGCATGGGCCCCGTGGTGAGCGAGCGCCAGGCGGCCCGCGTCCTGTCACTGATGGAGACCGGCGCCGCCGAGGCGCGGGAGGTCCACGGGGGAGGGCTGGTGCCGGGCATGCCCGCGCCGACCTATGTCCGCCCCCAGGTGCTCCTCGGCGTCGACCCGGCGGCCCGCATCGCGCAGACCGAGGTGTTCGGCCCGGTCCTGACCGTCCACGTCGTGGACACGGTCGACGAGGCCGTCGCCGTCGCCAACGGCACCCCGTACGCCCTGGCGGCCGGCCTGTGGACCGACGGCCTGACCCGCGCCCATTCCGTCGCCCGCCGCCTGCGCGCCGGCACGGTCTCGGTGAACTGCGTCGACGCCCTGGACGTCGCCACCCCCTTTGGCGGCTTCCGCGGGTCCGGTTACGGCCGCGACCTCTCGCTGCACGCCCTGGACAAGTTCACCGGCCTCAAGACCACCTGGATCCACCATGGCTGA
- a CDS encoding purine-cytosine permease family protein, which yields MNTQAPKDEALEIRTIEQIPLNERHGRASQLFTIWFGSNIMLLTIATGLLATLVFGLSISWAIAALVLGNLVGGVVMALHAAQGPQMGVPQMLQTRAQFGSRGSLLVVVIVVAMYTAFFASNMVLGGQGLANLTGLNETLCIVVIGAISTAGAIFGYKAIHAMAGVMSVVAGAMLVLAFVMLLVFVDVPTGTWSAGGFSWAGFMGTVSLAALWQIAYAPYVSDYTRYMPRDTGVRAAFWATYWGCVLGSIIPMIFGTVLGAAFPDLDTVTAVREGAGGAGAIVLLVFVVGIGTTNAMNLYCGTLSVLTIGQTLRPKWEPRSGSRTVVALVLFAIGLGLAQVGKGDFLTNFVNFMLLLLCALVPWTAVNLVDYYLIRHGDYDITALFRADGGIYGTYNVPAIGCYIIGILVQIPFLSNALYVGPVAEALNGVDVSWIVGLAVISPLYYFWSRAARPATVSGVVGVEAA from the coding sequence ATGAACACTCAGGCGCCCAAAGATGAGGCACTGGAGATCCGGACGATCGAGCAGATCCCGCTGAACGAGCGGCACGGCCGGGCGTCCCAGCTGTTCACCATCTGGTTCGGGTCGAACATCATGCTCCTGACGATCGCGACCGGCCTGCTGGCCACCCTCGTCTTCGGGCTGTCGATCTCGTGGGCCATCGCCGCGCTCGTGCTCGGCAACCTCGTCGGCGGCGTCGTCATGGCGCTGCACGCGGCGCAGGGCCCGCAGATGGGCGTGCCGCAGATGCTCCAGACCAGGGCCCAGTTCGGCTCCCGGGGCTCGCTGCTCGTCGTGGTCATCGTCGTCGCCATGTACACGGCCTTCTTCGCCTCGAACATGGTGCTCGGCGGCCAGGGTCTGGCGAACCTGACCGGGCTGAACGAGACCCTGTGCATCGTCGTCATCGGGGCGATCTCCACGGCGGGCGCGATCTTCGGCTACAAGGCCATCCACGCCATGGCCGGCGTGATGTCCGTGGTGGCCGGGGCCATGCTCGTCCTGGCGTTCGTCATGCTCCTGGTCTTCGTCGACGTCCCGACGGGCACCTGGTCGGCCGGCGGCTTCAGCTGGGCCGGCTTCATGGGCACCGTCTCCCTGGCCGCCCTCTGGCAGATCGCCTACGCCCCCTACGTCTCGGACTACACCCGCTACATGCCGCGCGACACCGGCGTGCGGGCCGCCTTCTGGGCGACGTACTGGGGCTGCGTCCTGGGCTCGATCATCCCGATGATCTTCGGCACCGTCCTCGGCGCCGCCTTCCCCGACCTCGACACCGTCACCGCCGTCCGCGAGGGCGCCGGAGGCGCGGGCGCGATCGTGCTCCTGGTCTTCGTCGTGGGCATCGGCACGACCAACGCCATGAACCTCTACTGCGGGACGCTGTCGGTGCTGACCATCGGCCAGACGCTGCGGCCCAAGTGGGAACCCCGGTCCGGCTCCCGGACCGTCGTCGCGCTCGTCCTGTTCGCGATCGGCCTCGGCCTCGCCCAGGTCGGCAAGGGCGACTTCCTCACGAACTTCGTGAACTTCATGCTGCTCCTGCTCTGCGCGCTGGTGCCCTGGACCGCCGTGAACCTGGTGGACTACTACCTCATCCGCCACGGCGACTACGACATCACCGCCCTGTTCCGCGCCGACGGCGGCATCTACGGCACCTACAACGTCCCGGCGATCGGCTGCTACATCATCGGCATCCTCGTGCAGATCCCGTTCCTGTCGAACGCGCTGTACGTCGGGCCGGTGGCCGAGGCGCTCAACGGCGTCGACGTCTCGTGGATCGTGGGGCTGGCCGTGATCAGCCCGCTCTACTACTTCTGGAGCCGGGCCGCGCGTCCCGCGACGGTCTCCGGTGTCGTGGGGGTCGAGGCGGCATGA
- a CDS encoding LysR family transcriptional regulator, giving the protein MKAPSFTLVQLRYFAAAAELGSMTAAARELVVSQSAVSTAVAQLEKELGVQLLLRHHARGLALTPAGRAFYAKLREFLAHSQELADTAANAGRELVGTLVVGCFDTLAPFWLPHLVTRYAEHHPEVSVEVLEAEHAVLKQSLRSGQCEIALMYSYDLDEDFQAVRVGSAPPYVLLPPGHLLANRTGIHLAELADDPVVMLDLPHTSGYFHSLFREVGVEPRVRHRTAGYETVRSMVAAGLGYAVLNQRPAHDHTYGGGTVVAVALADDLPALDVVAVRMRQARPTRKAEAFGQVCREVGELLSGRSLRESDAGHR; this is encoded by the coding sequence GTGAAAGCTCCTTCGTTCACTCTGGTGCAGCTGCGCTACTTCGCCGCGGCGGCCGAGCTGGGCAGCATGACGGCCGCGGCGCGCGAGCTCGTCGTCTCCCAGTCCGCCGTCTCGACCGCCGTCGCGCAGCTGGAGAAGGAGCTCGGCGTCCAGCTGCTGCTGCGCCACCACGCCCGCGGCCTGGCGCTGACGCCCGCAGGACGGGCCTTCTACGCCAAGCTCCGGGAGTTTCTCGCGCACAGCCAGGAACTCGCGGACACCGCGGCGAACGCGGGCCGGGAGCTGGTCGGCACCCTCGTCGTGGGCTGTTTCGACACCCTCGCCCCGTTCTGGCTGCCGCATCTCGTCACCAGGTACGCCGAGCACCACCCCGAGGTGAGCGTCGAGGTGCTCGAGGCCGAGCATGCCGTCCTCAAGCAGAGCCTCCGCTCCGGGCAGTGCGAGATCGCCCTGATGTACTCCTATGACCTTGATGAGGACTTCCAGGCCGTCCGGGTGGGATCGGCGCCCCCGTACGTGCTGCTGCCGCCCGGCCACCTTCTGGCGAACCGGACCGGGATCCATCTCGCCGAGCTGGCCGATGATCCCGTCGTGATGCTGGATCTGCCCCATACCTCCGGCTATTTCCACTCGCTCTTCCGGGAGGTCGGCGTCGAGCCCCGGGTACGGCACCGCACCGCGGGCTACGAGACGGTGCGCTCGATGGTCGCGGCGGGCCTCGGGTACGCGGTCCTGAACCAGCGCCCGGCCCATGACCACACCTACGGGGGCGGGACCGTGGTGGCCGTGGCCCTGGCCGATGATCTTCCGGCCCTCGACGTCGTCGCCGTGCGGATGCGCCAGGCCAGGCCGACGCGCAAGGCCGAGGCCTTCGGGCAGGTCTGCCGGGAGGTGGGCGAGCTGCTTTCCGGGAGGTCCTTGCGAGAATCAGATGCAGGTCATCGCTAA
- a CDS encoding M20 family metallopeptidase codes for MIDAKGHAARTVTADAGRLIELSELLHANPETAWEEHRSAAWVADALAEAGFAVTPAYLGLDTAFLATYGSGPFRLGLCAEYDALPGLGHACGHNLISAITVGAARALAPLADAAGLTIEVYGTPAEEGGGGKIELLERGAFAGLDLAMMAHPAPVDVAEAEPFAVSHSHVTYRGKAAHAAAYPEQGVNAADAFTVAQVALGLLRQQLPHSVRVHGIMTRGGEAPNAIPARTEGRWYVRAESLDQLAATEERVWRCFQAGALATGCELDIAPESKPYAEFRTDARALRAYIGNAESLGRVFDRDSPARRMNRASTDMGNVSQLVPAIHPYVGIASLPALNHQPEFAAHCVGGDAEKAVLDAATALAWTALDVAADSAP; via the coding sequence ATGATCGACGCCAAGGGCCACGCCGCCCGGACCGTCACGGCGGACGCCGGTCGGCTGATCGAGCTGTCCGAGCTGCTGCACGCCAACCCCGAGACGGCGTGGGAGGAGCACAGGTCGGCGGCCTGGGTCGCCGACGCGCTCGCCGAAGCGGGCTTCGCCGTCACCCCCGCCTACCTCGGGCTGGACACCGCGTTCCTCGCGACGTACGGCAGCGGCCCCTTCCGGCTCGGCCTGTGCGCCGAATACGACGCCCTGCCCGGCCTCGGGCACGCCTGCGGCCACAACCTGATCTCCGCGATCACGGTCGGCGCGGCCCGCGCCCTCGCTCCGCTGGCCGACGCCGCCGGACTGACGATCGAGGTCTACGGGACGCCCGCGGAAGAGGGCGGCGGCGGCAAGATCGAACTGCTGGAGCGCGGCGCGTTCGCCGGGCTCGACCTGGCGATGATGGCGCACCCCGCCCCCGTCGACGTGGCCGAGGCCGAGCCGTTCGCGGTGTCGCACTCCCACGTCACCTACCGGGGCAAGGCGGCGCACGCGGCCGCCTACCCCGAGCAGGGCGTCAACGCCGCCGACGCGTTCACCGTCGCCCAGGTCGCGCTCGGCCTGCTGCGCCAGCAGCTCCCGCACTCGGTGCGCGTCCACGGCATCATGACGCGGGGCGGCGAGGCCCCGAACGCGATCCCGGCCCGCACCGAGGGCCGCTGGTACGTCCGCGCCGAGAGCCTCGACCAGCTCGCCGCGACCGAGGAGCGGGTGTGGCGGTGCTTCCAGGCGGGGGCGCTGGCCACCGGCTGCGAGCTCGACATCGCCCCGGAGAGCAAGCCCTACGCGGAGTTCCGCACCGACGCCCGGGCGCTGCGCGCCTACATCGGCAACGCCGAGAGCCTGGGCCGCGTCTTCGACCGCGACTCGCCGGCCCGCCGGATGAACCGGGCCTCGACCGACATGGGGAACGTCTCCCAGCTGGTCCCCGCGATCCACCCGTATGTGGGCATCGCCTCGCTCCCCGCCCTGAACCACCAGCCGGAGTTCGCCGCCCACTGCGTCGGCGGAGACGCCGAGAAGGCCGTCCTGGACGCCGCGACGGCCCTGGCCTGGACGGCCCTGGACGTCGCCGCGGACTCCGCCCCGTGA
- a CDS encoding DUF1028 domain-containing protein, with protein sequence MTFSVLATDGDGAVGMAVTSSSPAVAARCVHLRAGVGGAASQNVTDPRLGTEILDALENGLGAQEALDEVVRRHRLTEHRQLTVLGLNGEAAAFSGAKALGVHHHRTGSGVVAAGNMLAGTGVIDAVVTAFEGSSGELEDRLLAALTAGLAAGGEAGPIHSAGLAVVREVAWRETDLRVDWSEDPIGDLRELLKVWLPQRDDYVTRGLNPEAAPSYGVPGDE encoded by the coding sequence GTGACGTTCTCCGTACTGGCCACCGATGGCGACGGCGCCGTCGGCATGGCCGTCACCTCCTCCAGCCCGGCCGTCGCGGCACGCTGCGTCCACCTGCGGGCCGGGGTCGGCGGCGCCGCCTCGCAGAACGTGACCGACCCGCGCCTCGGCACCGAGATCCTCGACGCGCTGGAGAACGGCCTCGGCGCGCAGGAGGCCCTGGACGAGGTCGTCCGGCGGCACCGCCTGACCGAGCACCGCCAGCTCACCGTCCTCGGCCTGAACGGAGAGGCCGCGGCGTTCTCCGGTGCCAAGGCGCTCGGCGTGCACCACCACCGGACGGGCTCCGGCGTGGTCGCCGCGGGCAACATGCTCGCCGGGACCGGGGTGATCGACGCGGTCGTCACCGCCTTCGAGGGATCCTCCGGCGAGCTGGAGGACAGGCTCCTGGCCGCCCTCACCGCCGGCCTGGCGGCCGGGGGAGAGGCGGGCCCGATCCACTCGGCCGGTCTCGCGGTCGTCCGCGAGGTCGCGTGGCGGGAGACCGACCTGCGCGTCGACTGGAGCGAGGACCCGATCGGGGACCTGCGCGAGCTGCTCAAGGTGTGGCTGCCCCAGCGCGACGACTACGTGACGCGCGGCCTGAACCCGGAAGCCGCCCCGTCCTACGGCGTCCCCGGAGACGAGTGA
- a CDS encoding RidA family protein, with amino-acid sequence MNDPIVAGGHTRIRPFNTRDTYPEQNLDNDLCQAVVAGNTVYVRGQIGQDLDTSESVGVGDVRAQTERAMANIDMLLREAGARMEHLVKLTIYLVDPRYRETVYRTIGRWTKGVHPISTGLVVSALARPEWLVEIDAIAVIPEDAR; translated from the coding sequence GTGAACGACCCCATCGTGGCCGGCGGACACACCCGGATCCGCCCGTTCAACACCCGCGACACCTACCCCGAGCAGAACCTCGACAACGACCTGTGCCAGGCCGTCGTCGCCGGGAACACCGTGTACGTGCGGGGCCAGATCGGGCAGGACCTCGACACCAGCGAGTCGGTCGGCGTCGGCGACGTGCGGGCCCAGACGGAGCGGGCGATGGCCAACATCGACATGCTCCTGCGCGAGGCGGGCGCCCGGATGGAGCACCTGGTCAAGCTGACGATCTACCTCGTGGACCCGCGCTACCGCGAGACCGTCTACCGGACGATCGGCCGCTGGACCAAGGGCGTCCACCCGATCTCCACCGGCCTCGTGGTGTCCGCGCTCGCCCGGCCGGAATGGCTCGTCGAGATCGACGCCATCGCGGTGATCCCGGAGGACGCGCGGTGA